TCTTGATGGTTCCTTTGGGATATACGGTATCTAGATGACTTAGCAATAAGATTTGCTTTTCGCCGGTACCAAGCTGAATTCGCAGATGATTTCCATAATGCTCTTCTTTCAAGCTTTGTGCTGTGATTGGATATTTCGAGAATATCTTTATAAGATGAGCGCCTAATTCATCAATACCAATTTTGTTATGGGAGAATGACTCTATCTCGACAAACTCTTGCAACAAGCTTAAGGATTCTTTTTGTTTTTCTTTTAGACGTTTTAAAAGATCTAACATCCAATTCTCCTCTATATATTTTATGAGGTAACAAGATAAGCAGCCTGCTTGCCTTCCAGCACGTCTATTACATTTTTGGCAGTCAACATTCCAACTTCTCTTAATGCCTCTTCAGTATATCCAGCCATATGAGGAGTTGCGATGAAATTCGGCAGCTCTACCAGTGGTGAATCCAGCAATGGTTCTGTTTCAAATACATCCATTGCCGCACCTTTTATTAATCCTGTCTTGAGAGCTTGATACAAGGCATTCTCATCTATGATTCCCCCGCGTGCGGTATTAACCAGGAAAGCGTTTCTCTTCATGTAAGAAAGTTCTTTCTCCCCAATCATTGCCTTTGTCCCTTGGTTTAAATCTGTATGAATAGTTATAAAGTCAGACTGCTTCAGCAATTCATGAATAGTCACATATTTCCCAACGCCTTGCTTTTCAAGCTGATTATCCTGGTAGACATCATAACAGAGCACCTTCATATTAAAACCCTGCGCACGATGGATGACTTCCTTTCCGATCCTTCCAGTGCCAATAACACCAAGAGTCTTTTGAAATATTTCATTGCCTACAACACGAGGCCACTTTTTCTCTTTTACTTCTTGAGCAGAAAAAGGAATCTGCCGGGCAATTGAAAGGAATAAACCAAATACCATATCCGCTACAGCATGCTTGTTAGCACCAGGGGCATTAGCCACAAGAATTCCTCTCTTTGCTGCCTCATTAAGATCAATATTGTCCACTCCTGCCCCATGTTTAGCAATGACCTTTAATTTTGTCGCATATTTTAAGACTTCTTGGGTAATATTTTCTACTCCTACAACTAAGGCATCAGCATCTGAAAGAGCATTTGCGAATTCCTCTTCATTTGAAGTAATATCTTTTGGCAGAATCTGAACCTGGCATCCCTTTGATTGGAGCAGGTCAATCGGATCCTTTGAATACAATCCAAATGTAGGGGATGAAGATACGACTTTAAACAATATTACTACCTCCCTGGTCGGCTTTAGGCAAAAGTCTAGCGGAAAAATTATAAGCACGTTCGAAATAGTGATAACTGATTAGACTTTCGCGCTCCCACTGTTATCCCATGAACCTACCACCATTGACGTCAAGTACAGCACCAGTCATATAGCGTGAGTCATCAGAAGCAAGAAAAACAGCGGCGTTAGCGATATCTTCCTTTTCACCCAGATATTTTAACGGGATTTCCGATAAAGTTTGTTTCCTTTGTTCCTCTGAATTTTCTTCATAAAATAAGTGATGCATTCGTTCTCCACTTATGATTAATCCAGGGGCTATGACGTTGACATTGATTCCAAACTCCCCTACTTCTTTTGCCAGCCTCCTTGAAAAGTTGATGACTCCTCCTTTGGCTGCTGCATAAGCTACACCTGTAATTAAACTGGCTGTTCTTCCACCAATGGACGACATATTGATGATTTTCCCACCGCCGCGTTCTTTCGTGTACTTGACAAAAGCCTGTGAGGTCAGGAAAGTACCCTTTAAATTCACACCGAGCACCTTATCCCAGTGCTCTTCTTCGATTTCCTCAAGAACACGAGGGGTGTGCAGGCTTCCTCCTGCATTATTTACCAAAACATCAATTTTGCCGAATGCATCAATAATTTGAGCAAACATCCCGGTGAC
This window of the Mesobacillus jeotgali genome carries:
- a CDS encoding SDR family NAD(P)-dependent oxidoreductase; this encodes MGKLDGKVALVTGSAGGLGLQIAIHLAEEGAKIILNDVNETLVKESASKLEEEYEVGYVVGDVSNKADVTGMFAQIIDAFGKIDVLVNNAGGSLHTPRVLEEIEEEHWDKVLGVNLKGTFLTSQAFVKYTKERGGGKIINMSSIGGRTASLITGVAYAAAKGGVINFSRRLAKEVGEFGINVNVIAPGLIISGERMHHLFYEENSEEQRKQTLSEIPLKYLGEKEDIANAAVFLASDDSRYMTGAVLDVNGGRFMG
- a CDS encoding phosphoglycerate dehydrogenase — protein: MFKVVSSSPTFGLYSKDPIDLLQSKGCQVQILPKDITSNEEEFANALSDADALVVGVENITQEVLKYATKLKVIAKHGAGVDNIDLNEAAKRGILVANAPGANKHAVADMVFGLFLSIARQIPFSAQEVKEKKWPRVVGNEIFQKTLGVIGTGRIGKEVIHRAQGFNMKVLCYDVYQDNQLEKQGVGKYVTIHELLKQSDFITIHTDLNQGTKAMIGEKELSYMKRNAFLVNTARGGIIDENALYQALKTGLIKGAAMDVFETEPLLDSPLVELPNFIATPHMAGYTEEALREVGMLTAKNVIDVLEGKQAAYLVTS